The following coding sequences are from one Panicum hallii strain FIL2 chromosome 5, PHallii_v3.1, whole genome shotgun sequence window:
- the LOC112893860 gene encoding gibberellin 2-beta-dioxygenase 3, giving the protein MVVLANPPVVDQIPLLRSPGPRDSFAAVPVVDLSSPGAARAIVDACERFGFFKVVNHGVAAATMDRAESEAVRFFAQAQADKDRAGPAYPFGYGSKRIGLNGDMGWLEYLLLAVDSASLSDACTVPSAAAFRAALNEYIAAVRKVAVRVLEAMAEGLGIAPADALSAMVTEQGSDQVFRVNHYPPCPALQGLGCSATGFGEHTDPQLISVLRSNGTSGLQIALRDGAQWVSVPSDRDAFFVNVGDSLQVLTNGRFRSVKHRVVTNSLKSRVSFIYFGGPPLAQRIAPLPELLGEGEESLYREFTWGEYKKAAYKTRLGDNRLAQFEKK; this is encoded by the exons ATGGTGGTGCTCGCCAACCCGCCTGTCGTCGACCAGATCCCGCTCCTGCGGTCCCCGGGGCCCAGGGACAGCTTCGCCGCCGTGCCGGTCGTCGACCTGTCCAgccccggcgcggcgcgggcgatCGTCGACGCCTGCGAGCGCTTCGGCTTCTTCAAGGTCGTCAACCACGGCGTCGCCGCGGCCACCATGGACCGGGCCGAGTCCGAGGCCGTCAGGTTCTTCGCGCAGGCGCAGGCCGACAAGGACCGCGCGGGCCCGGCCTACCCGTTCGGGTACGGCAGCAAGCGCATCGGCCTCAATGGCGACATGGGGTGGCTCGAGtacctcctcctcgccgtcgactCCGCGTCGCTCTCCGACGCCTGCAccgtcccctccgccgccgcgttccG GGCCGCGCTGAACGAGTACATCGCGGCGGTGCGGAAGGTGGCGGTGCGCGTGCTGGAGGCGATGGCGGAGGGCCTGGGCATTGCGCCCGCGGACGCGCTGAGCGCGATGGTGACGGAGCAGGGGAGCGACCAGGTGTTCCGCGTGAACCACTACCCGCCCTGCCCCGCGCTCCAGGGCCTGGGCTGCAGCGCCACGGGCTTCGGCGAGCACACCGACCCGCAGCTCATCTCCGTGCTCCGCTCCAACGGCACGTCCGGCCTGCAGATCGCGCTCCGCGACGGCGCGCAGTGGGTGTCCGTGCCCTCCGACCGCGACGCCTTCTTCGTCAACGTCGGCGACTCACTTCAG GTGCTGACCAACGGGAGGTTCAGGAGCGTGAAGCACCGGGTGGTGACCAACAGCCTCAAGTCCAGGGTTTCCTTCATCTACTTCGGCGGGCCGCCGCTGGCGCAGCGGATCGCGCCGCTGCCGGAGCTGCTGGGGGAGGGCGAGGAGAGCCTGTACAGGGAGTTCACGTGGGGCGAGTACAAGAAGGCCGCGTACAAAACGAGGCTCGGCGACAACAGGCTGGCCCAGTTTGAGAAGAAGTAG